ATCTTCTATACAGACCACAACGAGTGGGACAACGAGATCTATGATCCACTTGAGGCAACCTACACTTGCGTGGAGAGCGGCCTCCCTGTGTTGGTGGGCCTCTACATCATTGACGAGGAGACAGGGCTCGTCGTTGACGGGCATGCCGTATGGGCCACGGGGCACACTTCCTCAGAGAATCTGGAGCCTCGCCTACGAAAGATAGGCCCAGCCGAAGATGACCCAAAGTACCTCTCGACGTGCGAATGGGCGGCGCACATACTCATTCACGACGACAACGCGGGTCCGTACGTCCCTGCCTGCATCACTCACTCGCCCGAGAACCTGATCTCGCATCCGGAGTTGCGGAATTACCTTAAGATGCACCACCGGATCGAGTATGCCCCCTATGGGGACCATCAAGAGTCGCCGGCCAGCCCCTACTCCGGCAAGATCCTGGCGCTGTCCCACGTGTTCGCTCCTCTCCCTGAGGAGGTCTTCGTGAAGCCTCCCGAAGCCAAGCGATTGGCGCTGTACTCGGTCCTGGGCGAGCATCTTGATGCCATCCTGGACCAGCTCGACGCCGACCATGCCGAGGGCCATATCTCTTGGCCGGTGCCTGGACCCACCCGCGAGTTCGCGGCTGCACGGCTTGACCCAGAGCGGTATGCCTACCGGACGTTTCTCTGCCAGTCCGCACGGTACGCCGAGCACGCGGCGTCGTCCGCATCAATGCCCTCGCAGCTCAAGAGACTCTATGCGCGCACGCTACGACTTCCGGAGTACGTCTGGGTCACGGAGATATGCAACAGGAGTGTTCTTGACGCTCACAGTTCCCATGGCAGTGCGGTGGTCGGTGAGGTTCTGATCGACTCAACCGACTCCTCGGTGCTAAGAGCGCAGGGCAGCCGCTATCACTACTTGGCAATGCACATCCCCGGGCTTATTGTGTTCAACCCTAGCATATGCCGAAACTCCATCTGGCGCTCGAATGGCAGTCAGGAGATGAAGTTGCTGCCTGTGGACGATCCCGGGACCTACGAGGCCTATTCCAAGGATGCGGAGACAGAAGACCCTCCGCGTTCGCACCGCAAACTCGGGCCGATCAGGCACACCCTTCTCTGATCCAGACGGCCGTTCGCTCAGTCCCCGACGCCAAAGCACCACTGGGAGTGGAGCAGCCATGAGCTTCCCCGAACACGTCTTTCGAGAGTATGACATCCGCGGCAAGGTGGGGCCTGACGGCATCAGCCCCGACTTCGTCCGACAGGTGGCCGCCGCCTATGCCACCCGCTTCGCCGGCAAGCCCAACGCCACCCTCGGCGTGGGTCGAGACCTGCGCGCGACATCCACCGAGCTTTCTCAAGCGGCGATCGAAGGCATCCTGTCCACTGGTGTGAACGTGGTGGACGTGGGCCCGACGCCCACGCCGGTCCTGTACTTCGCCATCGGCCATTTCGGGTGGGACGGCGGTTTCGGCATCACCGCATCCCATCGGCCTGCGGATGAGAACGGCATCAAAGTCCGCATGGGCGACGGACCTTTCTACGGGGACGACCTGCAGGCGCTCAAGCGCGAGGTCATGGCGGGCAAGTTCGCAAGCGGCTCGGGAAAGTACGAGACACTGGACGTCTATCCCGAATACTTCCGCATCGCGAAAGAGCAGCTTTCCATCGCCCGCCCGATGAAAGTGGTGCTGGACGTGGGAAATGGCTGTGGGACCCTCACCGCCCCGCGACTCCTGCGTGACCTGGGCTGCGAGTTGACTGTGCTGTTCGAAGAGCCCGACGGCACCTTCCCCGGACGCGGACCAGACCCCACGAAAGAGGGCGCCATTGAGCCCCTGGCGGAGAAAGTGCGGGAGATCGGCGCGGAACTGGGCATCGCCATAGACGCGGACGGCGACCGAGTTGCGGTGGTGGATCACAAAGGGGAGTATGTGCAGCCCGACCAGTACATGATCCCCATCTGCCGGGAACTGTTGGCCGCCGGGCCGATTGCGGTGGTGTCTGAGGTGCGCTGTTCCCAGTCCATTGTGGATGATGTGGAGAATCGCGGCGGGAGCATGTACCTCGAGGCCTGCGGTTACCCATTCATCTTGGCGGGCATGGCCGCGCATGGCGCCGAGATCGGGTTCGAGACCACCGGGCACTGCTATTTCAAGGACCCTCACTTCAAGTTTGATGACGCCACTTTCGGGGCCGGGAGACTCCTCGCCGCTCTGTCCCGCAGCGACCGGAGCCTGCGGGAAATCGTGGACGACGCGCCGAAATACTACCCGGCTGACCCGCCGCGCTATGCCTGCCCCAATGCCCTGAAGTTCCAGGTGGTGGAGGAGATCGGGCACAGCTACGAGCCGGGTGTCCGCCTGATACTTACCGACGGTGTGCGCGCCCAGTTTCCCGATGGCTGGAGTGTGATCCGGGCGTCCAACACCGGCGAGGAGCTTGTTTCGCGCTGGGAGGGCAACTCGCCCGAGGCCCGGGACAGGATCGGCAAGGACTTGACGGATCGCCTGCTGAGCGTCCTGAGAAAGCACGGGCTTGAGCTTCGCGAAGCGGACCATTAGGGGAAGCCCGGTGGATCGAGGGACCTGCCCGATCTGCGATGCCCAGGACTCTCGCGATTACAGGCGGAACATGCGGCTGCGGATGCTGCGCTGCACGGCCTGCGGAACCCTCTGGCAACCGGTTGACCGCGACGCAGCCCCGGACGCAGGGAGATACGGCGACGAGTACTACGAGGCCTGGGGCAGTCTGTCCCAGGCCCGCGCCGTGAAGCTGGCCACCTTCGACGGTTACCTCGGGGTCCTGGAAAAGCATGCCCAACCCGGCAGGCTGCTGGATGTTGGCTGTGCGCTGGGGTTCCTGCTGGAAGCTGCGCAACGCCGGGGCTGGGAGCCATACGGGGTGGAATTGTCCGCCCATGCAGCGCGGGTTGCAGGCGAGAACCTCGGTCCTGAACGCATCTACAAGGGCAGTCTCGAAGAGGCGCCTCTGCCTGCGGGGTCCTTCCGCGCAATCACCCTGACCGATGTGCTGGAGCATCTGCCCGACCCGGTGGGCAGCCTCAGGCGCTGCCACGAGTTGCTGGAGCCGGGCGGCTGCGTGGTGGTGGTCACCCCGCGGGTGGGTTCGCTGTCCCAGCGTCTCATGGGAGCGGAGTGGTTCCAGATCAAGGAGGAGCACCTGCAGCTTCTCACTCCCGGTGCATTGCGGGTGGCATTGGCGTCTGCGGGGTTCCGGCTTGTCCGGGCCTCAATCCCGGAGAAGACCTTGAGCCTGGATTACCTGGCCCACCATTCTCGGGCCTATCCGCGAGCCATCGTGACCCCGGTGCTCAATGTGCTGGAGCGGTTGGCCGGGCCCCTGGCGGGAGTCGGCTTCCGGGTGCGCACGGGGGAGCAGTTGGTGGTGGCGGTCAGGGGTTGATCGCGGCGCCCTCAACCCCCACTGACCAGGGGGTTCCAGTGGGTCAGCAGGTGGTACCACGCCGCGCCATTGAAGAAGAGAAAGAACAAGATTATGAGGACCCCGCCGGCAATGCGCAGCCGCGGCGGAATCGCCTGCCGCCACGAGAGCGCCAACAGGATCACCAGCCCCGCAAGGAAGGGCATCAGATAGCGCCCATTGCGGTAAGTCCCCATGTGGCCGAAAGTGGCCACGTACACCAGCGCGGCCAGCATCCCGAAATAGCCCGCTGTCGGAACCACAATGGCTGCGAGACGCTCCCGGCCCAGGCGCACCCCCGACTTGAGCTTCCACAATCCGGCCAGCAGCCCCAGCAGTGCCAGAGGTGTCAGCACTCGCAGTACCGTGGCAATGGGCAGCACGAGGGCATCGGGCACCCAGTCGATGACCGGCCACGAACTGGTCCACAGGCCGTTCACCGCGCGCAGCACCAGGGGCCAGGCATAACCGTAGAGGATGGCATCCAGGGGCGTCAGGCCCGGGGGAAGCGTGGGCACTGAAGGATAGGGATTGAGCGCGCCAAAAAGCAGCATGTTGCGGGCCCACCACCAGCCGCATACCGCGAGACAGCCTCCGGCCGCAAGGAGACCGCCGCGCCAGAAGCCCTCCGACCTCCACCAGCCCCTGCCATGGACCAGCACAAGCGCAACTGCCACCAGTGGCGCGCCGGCGATGAAGTTCGAGAATTTCGCCAGGGATGCCAGCCCCAGCACCGAGCCCCAGATCAGTCCCGAGACCGGCCGGGTATCCCAGCGTCGCACCAGCACCACATTGGCCAGCACCGCGGCCATCAGCACACTGGCGGCGTCGTTGTTCACCATCGCTACGCACAGGCACAGGTTCGGCCAGACCGCGAGAAGGGCCAGCATGAACAGGAACAGGCCGCGGTTCCTGTCTGCCGCTCGGCGCAGGATCGGGCAAAGCAGCCAAAGGGCAGCTACTCCGAAGAGCGGGGCGACGCAGCGCATGGCGCGCATCGCCGCGTCTTCGCCCAGCCCGCGTAAGGCCAGGTAGATTGGGGTCATCAGGACGTAGTACAGCGGTGGATGGAGGCTGTGGGCGCCGCCGCTGATCTTTTCGTCTGCGGGTGGAATCGTGCCGTGTTCGCCCAGCCAGCGGATATACGCGAAATGCCGGGGCTCGTCGGGTGCGTAGCCCAGGAGCATCACGAACCCGAGGGTCTGGGCAAGCGCGAAATGCAGCAGCAAGATGCCCGCGACGGCGAGATCGACACGCCTTCGGGGCCGCACCGGGCTGAGAGGGACTTCACTCCCGTCCGTGGTCATGCGCCGGACCGCTTCTCCTCGATGTACTCGCTCTCCAGGTTCACCGACCAGATGTCATTGGACTCGCCCAGCAGGTTACGCGCCGCAAGCATCCCGGTGAGCATGGAGTGGTCCATGTTATTGTACCGGTGCATCCCGCAACGGCCGCAGGTGACGAGATTGGGGATTGTTGCCAGGTAGTCGCGGATGGTGTTGACTCGTTCGCGATAGCCGGGATCGTAGACAGGGTACGCGTGTCCTGATCGGGCGACGAACCCGGATCGCACGCGATCCGCGGGCATGAGGCCGAGTTTGCGGAACTCCTCGAACCCCAGGGCGACGAGATCATCGTCGGGCATGGTCCAGGTCTCGTCGCCGGGCCAGGCGAGGTACTCCAGACCCAGTGCGGTGACCCCCGGCTCGGGCGACATGGCCTCGCTCCAATTACTGTAATTCTGCAGGCGGGCCATGCGGATCTCCGGCGAATGAATGTAGATCCAGTTGTCGTCAAAGCCCGCCTTGGCCTCGACGATAGCGCAGACGGTGATGTGTCCACGGTATCGCAGGGCGCGGGCGGCTTCCAGCACTGCATCCGGCGGCGGGGGATCGAGGATCAGCGCGAGCTCGTTGAGGGCCATAGTGCTGATCAGCGAGTCCCCCTCCCAGGTTTCAGTGGCGCCCTGTGAGTCCGTCGTCACCACCTGCACGAAGCGGCCGTCGCGGATTTCAACGCGCGTGGCGCGGCGGCCGAAATGGATCGTCTGGCCACCGATGGCGAGACGCCGAGCCAGTTCATCCCACATTTCCTGGGGGCCCAGCGGGGGGTAGTTGAACTCCTCGATGAGACTGTGGGACTTGCTGCTCCCGAACAGCTTTTCGGTGAGCACCCGCCACAGGGACAGTTCGCGGATGCGCTGAGCCGCCCAATCGGCGCTGAGTTCGGTGCAGGACATCCCCCAGACTTTTTCGGTGTACGTCTTGAAGAACATCTCGTACAGCCGCCGGCCAAACCGGTTGCTCACCCAGGCCTCGAAGGTGTCTTCGGGACGCGTGGGATTGACGCGGGCCACGAGATAACTCGCAACAATGCCCAGAGACCGCGCGAGGCCCAACTGCCGGAGGGCTTCGCCGATCTGCAGCGGATAGTGGAAGAGCTTACCGTCATAGGCGATGCGTGACAGGCGAGGGCGGACCAGGAACCGGTCGCCGAGGAGTTCATGCCACAGCGCTTGGACTTCGGGGATCTTGGTGAAAAACCGGTGGCCACCAAGGTCGAAGCGGCAACCATCGAACTCCAGGGTGCGCGACATCCCGCCGGTCTGCCTGTCGGCTTCAAGCAGGATTGAACGGCAGCCGGCCTTCTGCAACTGGTAACCGGCGGTGAGTCCGGCCGGGCCCGCTCCGATGATGACGGTCTCACTGGGCATGAAGCACTGCGCACCTTCACTGGTTCTGGCCCGGAAAAAGACCCGCCGGGCAACAGCGTGCCCATGATACCGCAAGGCAAGAGACGCAGGCAACATGCGGCAGAGGTGAGTGTGACGGCAGATGGCGGCGGGCAGGACACCTGCACCACGAGGCGGCGGTGGCCATGATTTCGCGTAGGCCGACCGTCCCTGTCGGCAATCTCCTGAGCCTTCGCGTCCCTCAGGACCTCCGGCCGCAGGCCCCTAGCCCCGTGCTTCAGCGCGGGGCATCAACCCGGGGCACCGATCCGGGGCATCGACGCGCCCGCAGGCGGGTGTCGGATTTCTGCCGCCCCCTTCGGGGGTTTTTATAATCTCGAAGGAGGGGCCTGAATCCACCAGCTTACGCTGGTGGCAAAGGGCTTCCGCCCCTTCGGGGCTGGACGACAACGGCGAACGGCCTTGGACGGCAAACGGCAAACGACGTCGACCGTCCCCATCGTTCGCGTAGGCCGACCGTCACTGTCGGCAATCTCCTCAGCCTTTGCGTCCCTCAGGACGCCCGGCCGCAGGCCTCTAGCCCCGGGTTTCAACCCGGGGCGTGAACCCGGGGCACCGATCCGGGGCATCGACGCGCCCGCAGGCGGGTGTCGGATTTCTGCCGCCCCCTTCGGGGGTTTTTATAATCTCGAAGGAGGGGCCTGATTCCACCAGCTTACGCTGGTGGCAAAGGGCTTCCGCCCCTTCGGGGCTGGACGGCAACGGCAAACGGCGTTGGACGGCAAACGGCAAACGGCGTCGACCGTCCCCATCAATCGCGTAGGCCGCCCGCCCCGGTCGGCAATCTCCTGAGCCTTCGCGTCCCTCAGGACGTCCGTCCGCAGGCCTCTAGACCCGGGTTTCAACCCGGGGCGTCGACGGCGAACGGCCTGTCGAGCGAGACGCCCGGCCGCAGGCCCCCAGCCCCGGGTTTCAACCCGGGGCGTCAGCCTTCGCGTCCCTCAGGACGCCCGGCCGCAGGCCCCTAGCCCCGTGCTTCAGCGCGGGGCATCAACCCGGGTTTCAACCCGGGGCGCCGACTACGCGGAAGGATGCCCGATGCGGGTTACGGTCGTCTTACACGACCACCTTGCGGATCACGTCGCAGACGTAGTCTATTTCCTCTTCCTTCAGGTACGG
Above is a window of Armatimonadota bacterium DNA encoding:
- a CDS encoding phosphomannomutase/phosphoglucomutase, producing MSFPEHVFREYDIRGKVGPDGISPDFVRQVAAAYATRFAGKPNATLGVGRDLRATSTELSQAAIEGILSTGVNVVDVGPTPTPVLYFAIGHFGWDGGFGITASHRPADENGIKVRMGDGPFYGDDLQALKREVMAGKFASGSGKYETLDVYPEYFRIAKEQLSIARPMKVVLDVGNGCGTLTAPRLLRDLGCELTVLFEEPDGTFPGRGPDPTKEGAIEPLAEKVREIGAELGIAIDADGDRVAVVDHKGEYVQPDQYMIPICRELLAAGPIAVVSEVRCSQSIVDDVENRGGSMYLEACGYPFILAGMAAHGAEIGFETTGHCYFKDPHFKFDDATFGAGRLLAALSRSDRSLREIVDDAPKYYPADPPRYACPNALKFQVVEEIGHSYEPGVRLILTDGVRAQFPDGWSVIRASNTGEELVSRWEGNSPEARDRIGKDLTDRLLSVLRKHGLELREADH
- a CDS encoding class I SAM-dependent methyltransferase, with protein sequence MDRGTCPICDAQDSRDYRRNMRLRMLRCTACGTLWQPVDRDAAPDAGRYGDEYYEAWGSLSQARAVKLATFDGYLGVLEKHAQPGRLLDVGCALGFLLEAAQRRGWEPYGVELSAHAARVAGENLGPERIYKGSLEEAPLPAGSFRAITLTDVLEHLPDPVGSLRRCHELLEPGGCVVVVTPRVGSLSQRLMGAEWFQIKEEHLQLLTPGALRVALASAGFRLVRASIPEKTLSLDYLAHHSRAYPRAIVTPVLNVLERLAGPLAGVGFRVRTGEQLVVAVRG
- a CDS encoding NAD(P)/FAD-dependent oxidoreductase; the protein is MPSETVIIGAGPAGLTAGYQLQKAGCRSILLEADRQTGGMSRTLEFDGCRFDLGGHRFFTKIPEVQALWHELLGDRFLVRPRLSRIAYDGKLFHYPLQIGEALRQLGLARSLGIVASYLVARVNPTRPEDTFEAWVSNRFGRRLYEMFFKTYTEKVWGMSCTELSADWAAQRIRELSLWRVLTEKLFGSSKSHSLIEEFNYPPLGPQEMWDELARRLAIGGQTIHFGRRATRVEIRDGRFVQVVTTDSQGATETWEGDSLISTMALNELALILDPPPPDAVLEAARALRYRGHITVCAIVEAKAGFDDNWIYIHSPEIRMARLQNYSNWSEAMSPEPGVTALGLEYLAWPGDETWTMPDDDLVALGFEEFRKLGLMPADRVRSGFVARSGHAYPVYDPGYRERVNTIRDYLATIPNLVTCGRCGMHRYNNMDHSMLTGMLAARNLLGESNDIWSVNLESEYIEEKRSGA